From the genome of Spinacia oleracea cultivar Varoflay chromosome 2, BTI_SOV_V1, whole genome shotgun sequence, one region includes:
- the LOC130466831 gene encoding uncharacterized protein, with the protein MPRSRLRMISALGGAIRAMCHVLIGTRRHGNFAHNICPSRRAFLETHSGAFIGDFRRVPTTIRRFPATRRLILFLVTLIPFFAKLISFFAKLILFFTKYFADLSRGRNEQAIGGGYWEGRYDRLDGGHL; encoded by the exons atgcctcggagtagacttcgtatgatttctgctttagggggcgcaatacgtgccatgtgtcacgtcctcattggtacacgaaggcacggtaattttgcccacaacatttgcccctcaagaagggcatttctggaaacacattccgg agctttcataggcgatttccggcgtgttcctaccaccatcaggcgatttccggccaccaggagactcatccttttcctcgtcacactcatcccgttcttcgcgaaactcatctcgttcttcgcgaaactcatcctgttcttcaccaagtacttcgcagatctttcaag aggaaggaatgagcaagctatcggcggcggatattgggaagggcgatatgaccgattggatggcggacatctatga